In a single window of the Terriglobales bacterium genome:
- a CDS encoding radical SAM protein, with protein sequence MPSSALSLFEPSPSRLVGIARLAAQGQSLEHLRQVEYLSLPVRSLLNRCDSARVPFPWTINPYRGCEFACQYCYARYTHEFMELRDPAAFERQIFVKQNAGWLLRRELRRVKPGEEIAIGTATDPYQPAERQFEVTRAILEELARHHGLT encoded by the coding sequence ATGCCCTCCTCCGCCCTCTCCCTCTTCGAGCCCTCCCCCAGCCGCCTGGTGGGCATCGCCCGCCTCGCCGCCCAGGGCCAGTCCCTCGAGCATCTCCGCCAGGTCGAGTACCTCTCCCTGCCCGTGCGCAGCCTGCTCAACCGCTGCGACTCCGCCCGCGTCCCTTTCCCCTGGACCATCAATCCCTACCGCGGCTGCGAGTTCGCCTGCCAGTACTGCTACGCCCGCTACACCCACGAATTCATGGAACTGCGCGACCCCGCCGCCTTCGAGCGCCAGATCTTCGTCAAGCAGAACGCCGGCTGGCTGCTGCGCCGCGAATTGCGCCGGGTCAAGCCGGGCGAGGAGATCGCCATCGGCACCGCCACGGACCCTTACCAGCCCGCCGAGCGCCAGTTCGAGGTCACCCGCGCCATCCTGGAGGAACTGGCGCGCCACCACGGCCTCACCC